In a genomic window of Micromonospora cremea:
- a CDS encoding endonuclease/exonuclease/phosphatase family protein gives MIVDAPPAPTRRRADGIGTALCWLAVVPTTAWAAARLAGLDRGPLVQALAFTPYVAGWSVLALTLALALRRWWPAAVAALAAAVLIGVVAPRALAAPQPAAGGPIVRLLTANLLAGSADARTLVELVRRHRVDVLTVQEFTPDAQAALDRLGLDRLLPHRQLNAQIGTPGSGLYSRWPITDAGVRHNRGGWGFSQAYGTLAVPGAPPVRVESVHPSAPYALDQVGAWRGDLTTQPPATPDGGLRILAGDFNATLDHGPLRALLRTGYVDAADATGAGLTGTWGPYDGDLIPPVTIDHVLIDRRIAVRAVAVHDLPGTDHRPVLATIRLPAA, from the coding sequence ATGATCGTCGACGCTCCGCCCGCGCCGACCCGACGCCGCGCCGACGGGATCGGCACGGCGCTCTGCTGGTTGGCGGTCGTACCGACGACCGCCTGGGCCGCCGCCCGGCTGGCCGGCCTGGACCGGGGGCCGCTGGTGCAGGCGCTCGCCTTCACCCCGTACGTCGCGGGCTGGAGCGTGCTGGCCCTGACCCTCGCCCTCGCCCTACGGCGCTGGTGGCCGGCGGCGGTCGCGGCGCTGGCCGCGGCGGTGCTGATCGGCGTGGTCGCACCCCGGGCCCTGGCCGCTCCGCAACCGGCGGCAGGCGGGCCCATCGTGCGGCTGCTCACCGCCAACCTGCTCGCCGGCTCCGCCGACGCCCGGACACTGGTCGAGCTGGTCCGGCGGCACCGGGTGGACGTGCTCACCGTGCAGGAGTTCACCCCGGACGCGCAGGCCGCCCTGGACCGGCTCGGTCTCGACCGCCTACTGCCGCACCGACAGCTCAACGCGCAGATCGGCACGCCCGGCTCCGGCCTCTACTCGCGCTGGCCGATCACCGACGCCGGTGTCCGGCACAACCGCGGCGGTTGGGGCTTCAGTCAGGCGTACGGCACGCTGGCCGTCCCCGGCGCGCCCCCGGTCCGCGTCGAGTCGGTCCACCCCTCCGCGCCGTACGCGCTGGACCAGGTCGGCGCCTGGCGGGGCGACCTCACCACCCAGCCACCGGCCACTCCGGACGGTGGCCTGCGAATCCTCGCCGGGGACTTCAACGCCACCCTCGACCACGGCCCGCTGCGGGCCCTGCTGCGCACCGGCTACGTCGATGCCGCCGACGCCACCGGGGCGGGGCTCACCGGCACCTGGGGCCCGTACGACGGCGACCTGATCCCGCCGGTCACCATCGACCACGTGCTGATCGATCGCCGGATAGCCGTCCGGGCCGTGGCCGTGCACGACCTACCCGGCACCGACCACCGTCCCGTACTGGCCACAATCCGCCTCCCCGCCGCCTGA
- a CDS encoding AAA family ATPase — MTDISDTLASMPSPVDPEPTGGELEQTLFEVKRVIVGQDRLVERLLTALVANGHCLLEGVPGVAKTLAAQTLATVVGGTFSRIQFTPDLVPSDIVGTRIYRASKETFDIELGPIMANLVLADEINRAPAKVQSALLEAMAERQVSIGGRSWPVPTPFLVLATQNPIESEGVYQLPEAQRDRFLMKVVVDYPSDADELAILYRMSTDRPSPRQVLDAQRLRDLQVHAERVFVHHALAEYVVRLILATRDPGRFGLPEIAPLLAYGASPRATLGLVAAARARALLRGREYVLPEDVRELAVDVLAHRLVLSFDAVADGVSAESVVRRLVEAVPPPRLANGHPQQAPDLAAA; from the coding sequence GTGACGGACATCTCGGACACCCTGGCCAGCATGCCCAGCCCGGTCGATCCAGAGCCGACCGGCGGCGAGCTGGAACAGACCCTCTTCGAGGTCAAACGCGTGATCGTCGGGCAGGATCGGCTCGTCGAACGCCTGCTCACCGCCCTGGTCGCCAACGGGCACTGTCTCCTCGAGGGGGTGCCCGGCGTGGCCAAGACACTGGCCGCGCAGACCCTCGCGACCGTGGTCGGCGGGACCTTCTCCCGGATCCAGTTCACCCCGGACCTGGTCCCCTCCGACATCGTCGGCACCCGGATCTACCGGGCCTCCAAGGAGACCTTCGACATCGAGCTGGGCCCGATCATGGCCAACCTCGTGCTGGCCGACGAGATCAACCGGGCCCCCGCCAAGGTCCAGTCGGCGCTGCTGGAGGCGATGGCGGAGCGGCAGGTCTCGATCGGTGGGCGCAGCTGGCCGGTCCCGACGCCGTTCCTGGTGCTGGCCACCCAGAACCCGATCGAGTCCGAGGGGGTCTATCAGCTCCCGGAGGCGCAGCGCGACCGCTTCCTGATGAAGGTGGTGGTGGACTACCCGAGCGACGCCGACGAGTTGGCGATCCTCTACCGGATGAGCACCGACCGGCCGAGCCCGCGCCAGGTGCTCGACGCGCAACGGCTGCGGGACCTCCAGGTCCACGCCGAGCGGGTCTTCGTCCACCACGCGTTGGCCGAGTACGTGGTCCGGCTCATCCTCGCCACCCGCGACCCGGGCCGGTTCGGGCTACCCGAGATCGCGCCACTGCTGGCGTACGGGGCCAGCCCACGGGCCACCCTCGGCCTGGTCGCGGCAGCCCGGGCCCGGGCGCTGCTGCGGGGGCGGGAGTACGTGCTGCCCGAGGACGTCCGTGAGCTGGCGGTGGACGTCCTCGCCCACCGGCTGGTGCTCTCCTTCGACGCGGTGGCCGACGGGGTCTCGGCCGAGAGCGTGGTTCGCCGGCTGGTGGAGGCCGTACCACCGCCCCGACTGGCCAACGGCCACCCACAGCAGGCCCCTGATTTGGCGGCGGCATGA
- a CDS encoding DUF58 domain-containing protein yields MRRVVAAQADPGLAELAPDQRLRRLELTVTRRLNGLLHGQYRGLLPGPGSEPAGSREYRPGEDEVRRMDWAVTARTAVPHVRQVDADRELTTWLLVDASASMEFGTAELDKRELAVAAVAAIGFLTAGVGNRLGAQVLRADGVRRFPARSGRTHLLGLLRALLAAPRATAPGDRPGPSVGVSVGPPELADGLDALHRTANRRGLVVVVSDFLDGLPDDPEEPPPWERTLRRLAVRHQVLAIEVTDPRELELPDVGLITLVDPETGRRREVCTSDRRLRDRYAAAAAAQRDQVHQALRRSGTTHLALRTDRDWSVDIVRHVHAQRRLAAAPAGVVRAGAA; encoded by the coding sequence ATGAGGCGCGTCGTCGCCGCGCAGGCCGATCCCGGCCTCGCCGAGCTGGCTCCGGACCAGCGGCTGCGCCGCCTGGAGTTGACCGTCACCCGCCGGCTGAACGGCCTGCTGCACGGCCAGTACCGGGGCCTGCTGCCCGGGCCGGGCAGCGAACCAGCCGGCAGCCGCGAGTACCGGCCGGGCGAGGACGAGGTCCGCCGGATGGACTGGGCGGTGACCGCCCGGACCGCCGTGCCGCACGTCCGGCAGGTCGACGCCGACCGGGAACTGACCACCTGGCTGCTGGTCGACGCCAGCGCCAGCATGGAGTTCGGCACCGCCGAGCTGGACAAGCGGGAGCTGGCGGTCGCCGCGGTCGCCGCGATCGGCTTCCTGACCGCCGGCGTCGGCAACCGGCTCGGGGCCCAGGTGCTGCGCGCCGACGGGGTCCGGCGCTTTCCGGCCCGCAGCGGGCGTACCCATCTGCTCGGCCTGCTCCGCGCGCTGCTGGCCGCCCCCCGCGCCACCGCACCCGGCGACCGGCCAGGGCCGTCGGTCGGGGTGTCGGTCGGGCCGCCGGAGCTGGCGGACGGGCTCGACGCCCTGCACCGGACCGCCAACCGGCGCGGTCTGGTCGTGGTGGTCTCCGACTTCCTCGACGGACTACCCGACGACCCCGAGGAGCCACCGCCCTGGGAGCGGACCCTGCGTCGGCTGGCCGTCCGGCACCAGGTGCTGGCGATCGAAGTGACCGACCCGCGTGAGCTGGAGCTGCCGGACGTCGGCCTGATCACGCTGGTCGACCCGGAAACCGGCCGCCGGCGCGAGGTGTGCACATCGGACCGTCGACTGCGGGACCGGTACGCCGCAGCCGCCGCCGCCCAGCGTGACCAGGTCCACCAGGCGCTGCGGCGCAGCGGGACCACCCACCTGGCGCTGCGCACCGACCGGGACTGGAGCGTGGACATCGTCCGGCACGTGCACGCCCAGCGCCGCTTGGCCGCCGCCCCGGCCGGAGTCGTCCGGGCAGGTGCCGCGTGA
- a CDS encoding VWA domain-containing protein, with product MNWQSPVRLWLLLGVLALVVAYLVMQRRRSRYAVRFTNLRLLDRVAPERPAWRRHVPAGLFLAMLALLVVGFARPTAEVQVPRERATVMVAVDVSTSMLATDVDPDRLTAAKQAARRFVDGLPDEFNVGLVAFAGSAAVLVPPGTDREALEDGIGRLAEGVTGVQGTAIGEAINTSLGAVKGLDSQAATETPPARIILLSDGANTSGMDPMEAAADAVAAEVPVHAISFGTPSGFVDRGGRPIQVPVDGQTLKAVADETGGMFHEASTTEELRAVYDDIGSSVGYRTERQDVSARFIGLGLVFAMGAAAGSMRWFSRLP from the coding sequence GTGAACTGGCAGTCGCCGGTGCGACTCTGGCTGCTGCTCGGCGTGCTCGCCCTGGTCGTCGCGTACCTGGTGATGCAGCGCCGACGCAGCCGGTACGCCGTCCGCTTCACCAACCTGCGGCTGCTGGACCGGGTGGCGCCGGAGCGGCCGGCGTGGCGCCGGCACGTCCCCGCCGGGCTGTTCCTGGCCATGCTGGCGCTGCTCGTGGTCGGCTTCGCCCGGCCCACCGCCGAGGTCCAGGTGCCCCGGGAACGCGCCACGGTGATGGTGGCGGTGGACGTGTCCACCTCCATGCTCGCCACCGACGTCGACCCGGACCGGCTGACCGCGGCGAAGCAGGCGGCGCGGCGCTTCGTCGACGGCCTGCCCGACGAGTTCAACGTCGGTCTGGTCGCGTTCGCCGGCAGCGCCGCCGTGCTGGTGCCGCCCGGCACCGACCGGGAGGCTCTGGAAGACGGGATCGGCCGGCTCGCCGAGGGGGTGACCGGCGTGCAGGGCACCGCGATCGGCGAGGCCATCAACACCTCCCTCGGCGCGGTCAAGGGCCTGGACAGCCAGGCCGCCACGGAGACCCCGCCGGCCCGGATCATCCTGCTCTCCGACGGGGCGAACACCTCCGGAATGGACCCCATGGAGGCGGCGGCGGACGCGGTGGCGGCGGAGGTGCCGGTGCACGCAATCTCCTTCGGCACCCCGTCCGGGTTCGTGGACCGGGGCGGGCGGCCGATCCAGGTGCCGGTCGACGGGCAGACCCTCAAAGCGGTCGCCGACGAGACCGGCGGGATGTTCCACGAGGCCAGCACCACCGAGGAGCTGCGCGCCGTCTACGACGACATCGGCAGCTCGGTCGGCTACCGCACCGAACGGCAGGACGTCTCGGCCCGGTTCATCGGCCTCGGACTGGTCTTCGCGATGGGCGCCGCCGCCGGCTCGATGCGCTGGTTCTCCCGGCTTCCCTGA
- a CDS encoding S1C family serine protease encodes MAVPTGLGEPRGPWFISPELDPDGRGFWDPPGTGRDRGGRRPGRLLAALAVVAISAVSGAVAGGVVAGRDGVPGEAAASAAPVPAELVTAAERTVPGVVSVLAGGANGSSATGSGFAVDDQQHLITNDHILAKGGGGPVTVELPDGRRYAAEVVGREPRSDLAVLKVPASAGLAPLPLAKPGATRVGEPVLAVGSPLGLSGTVTAGIVSALDRQVRLGNNRHSAVQTDASINPGNSGGPLVNARGEVVGVNTAIATIDGNGSIGIGFAIPIEQVQQTADTIIGKGG; translated from the coding sequence ATGGCAGTGCCGACCGGACTGGGCGAACCGCGCGGTCCCTGGTTCATATCGCCGGAACTCGACCCGGACGGCCGCGGGTTCTGGGACCCGCCCGGTACCGGGCGGGACCGCGGGGGGCGGCGACCGGGCAGACTGCTCGCCGCGCTGGCGGTGGTGGCGATCTCCGCCGTCTCGGGAGCCGTGGCCGGTGGCGTGGTGGCCGGCCGGGACGGCGTTCCGGGCGAGGCCGCGGCGTCCGCCGCCCCGGTGCCGGCGGAGTTGGTCACCGCCGCCGAACGGACCGTGCCCGGAGTGGTGTCGGTGCTCGCCGGCGGCGCGAACGGCTCGTCCGCGACCGGTTCGGGCTTCGCGGTCGACGACCAGCAGCACCTCATCACCAACGACCACATCCTGGCGAAGGGGGGCGGCGGACCGGTGACGGTGGAGCTGCCCGACGGCCGCCGGTACGCCGCCGAGGTGGTCGGCCGGGAGCCGCGCAGCGACCTGGCGGTGCTGAAGGTGCCCGCGTCCGCCGGGCTCGCCCCGTTGCCGCTGGCCAAGCCGGGTGCCACCCGGGTCGGTGAGCCGGTGCTCGCGGTGGGCTCACCGCTCGGCCTGTCCGGGACGGTCACCGCGGGCATCGTCAGCGCGTTGGACCGTCAGGTGCGGTTGGGCAACAACCGGCACAGCGCGGTGCAGACCGACGCCTCGATCAATCCGGGTAACTCGGGTGGGCCGTTGGTCAACGCCCGTGGGGAGGTGGTCGGGGTGAACACCGCGATCGCCACCATCGACGGCAATGGCTCGATCGGGATCGGATTCGCCATCCCGATCGAGCAGGTGCAGCAGACCGCCGACACGATCATCGGCAAGGGTGGCTGA
- the arfB gene encoding alternative ribosome rescue aminoacyl-tRNA hydrolase ArfB, whose protein sequence is MDDGLRVTDRWVVPAGELRERFSRSSGPGGQGVNTADSRVELSYDLANSPAVPESVRSRALARLANRLVDGVLTIAASEHRAQLANREAARERMVALLREAAAPPPPPRRATRPSRGAKERRLAEKKRQSQRKRDRRVDGD, encoded by the coding sequence GTGGACGACGGACTGCGGGTGACCGACCGGTGGGTCGTCCCCGCCGGGGAGCTGCGGGAGCGCTTCTCCCGCTCGTCCGGGCCCGGTGGGCAGGGCGTGAACACCGCCGACTCGCGGGTCGAGCTGAGCTATGACCTGGCCAACTCGCCGGCCGTGCCGGAGTCGGTCCGGTCCCGGGCGCTGGCCCGGCTGGCCAACCGCCTGGTGGACGGGGTGCTGACGATCGCCGCCAGTGAGCATCGGGCGCAGCTGGCCAACCGGGAGGCGGCCCGCGAGCGGATGGTCGCGCTGCTGCGCGAGGCCGCGGCGCCTCCGCCTCCGCCGCGCCGGGCCACGCGCCCGTCCCGGGGAGCCAAGGAGCGCCGGCTGGCCGAGAAGAAGCGCCAGTCCCAGCGCAAGCGCGACCGCCGCGTCGACGGCGACTAG
- a CDS encoding aldo/keto reductase: MDTRTLGTTGPTVSALGLGLMGMSDLYGAADEAESIATIHAALDAGVTLLDTGDFYGMGHNELLLREALRGRNRDDAVISVKFGALRDAEGGWNGIDVRPAAIKNFLAYTLRRLGTDHVDIYRPARLAPDVPVEDVVGTLAELVKAGHIRHIGLSEVSAETLRRAHAVHPITDLQIEYSLISRDPEAEILPTARELGVGVTAYGVLSRGLISGHWTAQRETAGTDFRSHLPRFAGANLDRNLALVDALRTIAEARGVTVAQIAIAWVLARGESIVPLIGARRRDRLTEALGAAAITLTEADLAAIEAAVPAGAAAGARYDEAQMAHLDSERA; the protein is encoded by the coding sequence ATGGACACCCGCACCCTTGGCACCACCGGCCCCACCGTCTCCGCACTCGGGCTCGGCCTGATGGGCATGTCCGACCTCTACGGCGCCGCCGACGAGGCCGAGAGCATCGCCACCATCCACGCCGCGCTCGACGCCGGCGTCACCCTGCTCGACACCGGCGACTTCTACGGCATGGGGCACAACGAGCTGCTGCTGCGCGAAGCGCTGCGCGGCCGTAACCGGGACGACGCCGTGATCAGCGTCAAGTTCGGCGCGCTGCGCGACGCCGAGGGCGGCTGGAACGGCATCGACGTCCGACCCGCCGCGATCAAGAACTTCCTGGCGTACACCCTGCGCCGTCTCGGCACCGACCACGTCGACATCTACCGCCCCGCCCGGCTTGCGCCGGACGTGCCGGTGGAGGACGTGGTGGGCACCCTGGCCGAGCTGGTCAAGGCCGGCCACATCCGGCACATCGGCCTGTCCGAGGTGAGCGCCGAGACGCTGCGCCGTGCGCACGCCGTGCACCCGATCACCGACCTCCAGATCGAGTACTCGCTGATCTCCCGCGACCCCGAGGCCGAGATCCTGCCGACGGCCCGTGAGCTGGGCGTCGGGGTCACCGCCTACGGGGTGCTGTCCCGGGGCCTGATCAGCGGCCACTGGACGGCGCAGCGGGAGACCGCCGGCACCGACTTCCGCAGCCACCTGCCCCGGTTCGCCGGCGCCAACCTGGACCGCAACCTCGCCCTGGTGGACGCCCTGCGCACCATCGCCGAGGCTCGCGGCGTCACCGTGGCGCAGATCGCCATCGCCTGGGTGCTCGCCCGGGGCGAGAGCATCGTGCCGCTGATCGGCGCCCGCCGTCGGGACCGGCTGACCGAGGCGCTGGGCGCCGCGGCGATCACCCTGACCGAGGCGGACCTGGCCGCGATCGAGGCCGCCGTCCCGGCCGGCGCGGCCGCCGGCGCCCGCTACGACGAGGCGCAGATGGCGCACCTGGACAGCGAGCGGGCATGA
- a CDS encoding TetR family transcriptional regulator encodes MSDATALTADRILDTAEEVLRRYGPAKATVLDVARALGVSHGSVYRHFASKAALREAVAERWLARVSTPLIEVATGPGPAPQRLRRWLAELSGTKRRMAREDPELFDNFHQLATLSEGAVANHLEVLAGQLSLIVADGVAAGEFSVPDPAVAGRALLQATARFHHPSHRTEWSEPGLDDDMAAVVALLIDGLRTRPAS; translated from the coding sequence ATGAGCGACGCCACCGCCCTGACGGCCGACCGCATCCTCGACACCGCCGAGGAGGTGCTGCGCCGGTACGGGCCGGCCAAGGCCACCGTGCTGGACGTCGCCCGCGCGCTGGGCGTCAGCCACGGCAGCGTCTACCGGCACTTCGCCAGCAAGGCGGCGCTGCGCGAGGCGGTCGCCGAACGTTGGCTGGCCCGGGTCTCCACCCCGCTGATCGAGGTGGCCACCGGCCCCGGCCCAGCCCCGCAGCGGCTGCGCCGGTGGCTGGCCGAGCTGAGCGGCACCAAGCGCCGGATGGCCCGGGAGGACCCGGAGCTGTTCGACAACTTCCACCAGCTGGCCACCCTCTCCGAGGGCGCGGTCGCCAACCACCTAGAGGTCCTCGCCGGCCAGCTCAGCCTGATCGTCGCGGACGGGGTGGCGGCCGGTGAGTTCAGCGTGCCCGACCCGGCGGTGGCCGGCCGGGCGCTGTTGCAGGCCACCGCCCGGTTCCACCACCCGTCCCACCGCACCGAGTGGAGCGAGCCGGGCCTCGACGACGACATGGCGGCGGTGGTGGCGCTGCTGATCGACGGCCTGCGGACCCGCCCCGCGAGCTGA
- a CDS encoding 3-methyladenine DNA glycosylase — MTAALAPAVLDVAAWQARRRAHEERVDAWLTPHLARRRRGERHPVADFLFTYYSHRPAQLRRWHPGAGVELRGADPAEFGRDYRATDVGVTLDTEAVRARRGDSIGWIRSLLAATAGRTPHFGCFGMHEWAMVYRQTREELRHNAWPLRLDPERTAAIVEERGVRCSHFDAFRFFTPPARPLNVLTPTRETQHAHEQPGCLHANMDLYKWAYKLSPLLPSELVADCFELAREIRTLDMRASPYDLAALGHPPVRVETPEGRAEYATAQRGFADRAAVLRDRLLAAVPA; from the coding sequence GTGACCGCCGCCCTCGCCCCCGCCGTGCTCGACGTGGCGGCCTGGCAGGCCCGCCGCCGGGCGCACGAGGAGCGGGTGGACGCCTGGCTGACGCCGCACCTGGCCCGCCGACGCCGCGGCGAGCGGCATCCGGTGGCGGACTTCCTGTTCACCTACTACTCGCACCGTCCGGCCCAGCTGCGTCGCTGGCACCCGGGCGCCGGGGTCGAGCTGCGCGGTGCGGATCCGGCCGAGTTCGGCCGGGACTACCGCGCCACCGACGTCGGGGTCACCCTCGACACCGAGGCGGTACGCGCGCGGCGCGGCGACTCGATCGGCTGGATCCGCTCGCTGCTGGCGGCCACCGCCGGGCGGACGCCGCACTTCGGCTGCTTCGGGATGCACGAGTGGGCGATGGTCTACCGGCAGACCCGCGAGGAGCTGCGGCACAACGCCTGGCCGTTGCGGCTGGACCCGGAGCGGACCGCCGCGATCGTCGAGGAGCGGGGCGTGCGGTGCAGCCACTTCGACGCGTTCCGGTTCTTCACGCCGCCGGCCCGGCCGTTGAACGTGCTCACCCCGACTCGGGAGACCCAGCACGCACACGAGCAGCCGGGCTGCCTACACGCCAACATGGACCTCTACAAGTGGGCGTACAAGCTGTCGCCGCTGCTGCCCTCGGAGCTCGTCGCGGACTGCTTCGAGCTGGCCCGGGAGATCCGCACCCTGGACATGCGGGCCTCCCCGTACGACCTGGCGGCGCTCGGCCATCCGCCGGTGCGGGTGGAGACGCCGGAGGGCCGCGCGGAGTACGCCACCGCGCAGCGCGGGTTCGCCGACCGGGCCGCCGTGCTGCGCGACCGGCTGCTCGCCGCCGTGCCCGCCTGA
- a CDS encoding fumarylacetoacetate hydrolase family protein, with translation MRIARFAHAKGMSFGVVEGEPEAGPQSLTIAEIEGHPFGKLSFSGARWALSDVRLLSPILPSKVVCVGRNYADHAAEHGTEVPKEPLLFLKPSTSVIGPRDAIRLPIFSKQVEHEAELAVVIGAPGARRADRAAAERAIFGYTCANDVTARDLQRSDGQWTRAKGFDSFCPIGPWITTGLDVSDLEIRCEVGRNPEEMEVRQLGRTKDMVFDVPGLVSYISHVMTLLPGDVVLTGTPAGVSPLVEGDTVTVRIEGIGELTNPVVPVA, from the coding sequence GTGCGTATCGCTCGTTTCGCTCATGCCAAGGGAATGTCATTCGGGGTCGTCGAGGGTGAGCCGGAGGCCGGGCCGCAGAGCCTGACCATCGCCGAGATCGAAGGCCACCCGTTCGGCAAGCTCTCCTTCAGTGGGGCCCGCTGGGCCCTCTCCGACGTCCGGCTGCTCTCGCCGATCCTGCCCAGCAAGGTGGTCTGCGTGGGTCGCAACTACGCCGACCACGCCGCCGAGCACGGCACCGAGGTGCCCAAGGAGCCGTTGCTCTTCCTCAAGCCGTCCACCTCGGTGATCGGTCCCCGGGACGCGATCCGGCTGCCGATCTTCTCCAAGCAGGTGGAGCACGAGGCGGAGCTCGCGGTGGTGATCGGAGCGCCGGGCGCGCGCCGCGCCGACCGGGCCGCCGCCGAACGCGCCATCTTCGGCTACACCTGTGCCAACGACGTCACCGCCCGTGATCTCCAGCGCTCGGACGGGCAGTGGACCCGGGCGAAGGGCTTCGACTCGTTCTGCCCGATCGGTCCGTGGATCACCACCGGGCTGGACGTCTCCGATCTGGAGATCCGGTGTGAGGTGGGCCGCAACCCGGAGGAGATGGAGGTACGCCAGCTCGGCCGGACGAAGGACATGGTCTTCGATGTGCCCGGCCTGGTGTCGTACATCTCGCACGTGATGACGCTGCTGCCCGGCGACGTGGTGCTCACCGGCACGCCGGCCGGGGTTAGCCCGCTCGTCGAGGGGGATACGGTCACCGTGCGGATCGAGGGGATCGGCGAGCTCACCAACCCGGTGGTCCCGGTCGCCTGA
- a CDS encoding IclR family transcriptional regulator: MSGVGVLDKAVVILAACVDGASLAELVERTKLPRATAHRLAQALEIHRMLVRDTQGRWRPGPRLGELANAAPDVLLTAAEPLLAALRDATGESAQLYLRRADERICVAAAERASGLRDTVPVGSVLPMTAGSAAQILLAWEPPEAVMPLLPRSKFTGRTLAEVRRRGWAQSVAEREAGVASVSAPIRDRTGRVIAAVSISGPIERLGRRPGERHAMAVVRAGQRLSGL; this comes from the coding sequence ATGAGCGGTGTCGGCGTTCTCGACAAGGCGGTGGTCATCCTGGCCGCCTGTGTCGACGGCGCCAGCCTGGCCGAACTCGTTGAGCGCACGAAGCTGCCCCGGGCCACCGCGCACCGGCTGGCGCAGGCCCTGGAGATTCACCGGATGCTGGTCCGGGACACCCAGGGCCGTTGGCGCCCCGGCCCGCGGTTGGGCGAGCTGGCCAACGCCGCGCCGGACGTCCTGCTGACCGCCGCCGAGCCGCTGCTGGCCGCACTGCGCGACGCCACCGGCGAGAGCGCACAGCTCTACCTGCGCCGCGCCGACGAGCGGATCTGCGTGGCGGCGGCGGAGCGTGCCAGCGGCCTGCGGGACACCGTTCCGGTCGGGTCGGTGCTGCCGATGACCGCCGGGTCCGCAGCCCAGATCCTGCTCGCCTGGGAGCCGCCGGAGGCGGTGATGCCGCTGCTGCCGCGCAGCAAGTTCACCGGCCGCACCCTGGCCGAGGTACGGCGCCGTGGCTGGGCGCAGAGCGTCGCCGAGCGGGAGGCCGGTGTGGCGAGCGTCTCCGCCCCGATCCGGGACCGCACCGGCCGGGTGATCGCCGCCGTCAGCATCTCCGGCCCGATCGAGCGCCTCGGCCGCCGCCCCGGCGAACGCCACGCCATGGCGGTGGTCAGAGCAGGCCAACGCCTCTCCGGTCTCTGA